One segment of Longimicrobium sp. DNA contains the following:
- a CDS encoding histidine kinase — protein sequence MIQQSVREAASAFTAEEIRTAAIRIPAGLLVAYAVSRMVRRVPWPRPFRFRFLAMHLVAAPVAAAAWLLLSSAGETLLLGVPFVARLDAVRRMAGPGSEMLFIGTILYPIVAGVTLAFEGSARVARAEAMAARTQLAALRAQLQPHFLFNALHTVVQLIPIEPQRAAEAAELVADLLRTTLEEKRDEVTLRDEWSFVSRYLAIERIRFGERLAVRSELPDALLGERVPAFALQTLVENAVLHGAAPRVAATDIVVSAAGNARELTLSVRNTGDGPARASANGTGTGLARLRERLAVLHGGAARLECGPSADGGYEAVLVVPRRGRDG from the coding sequence TTGATCCAACAGTCCGTCCGCGAGGCCGCGTCGGCGTTCACCGCGGAAGAGATCCGGACCGCCGCCATCCGCATTCCCGCCGGGCTGCTGGTGGCCTACGCCGTCAGCCGCATGGTTCGACGGGTTCCGTGGCCGCGGCCGTTCCGCTTTCGCTTCCTGGCGATGCACCTCGTTGCCGCGCCCGTAGCCGCCGCCGCCTGGCTCCTGCTGTCGAGCGCGGGGGAGACGCTGCTGCTGGGCGTCCCCTTCGTGGCGCGCCTAGACGCCGTCCGGCGGATGGCCGGGCCGGGGAGCGAGATGCTGTTCATCGGCACCATCCTCTATCCCATCGTGGCCGGGGTGACGCTCGCCTTCGAGGGCTCCGCGCGCGTCGCCCGCGCCGAGGCCATGGCCGCGCGCACGCAGCTCGCGGCGCTTCGGGCGCAGCTCCAGCCGCACTTCCTCTTCAACGCGCTGCACACGGTGGTGCAGCTCATCCCCATCGAGCCGCAGCGCGCCGCCGAAGCCGCGGAGCTCGTGGCGGACCTGCTGCGCACCACGTTGGAGGAGAAGCGCGACGAGGTGACGCTGCGCGACGAGTGGAGCTTCGTATCGCGCTACCTGGCAATCGAGCGGATCCGCTTCGGCGAGCGCCTCGCCGTGCGCTCGGAGCTGCCGGACGCCCTGCTCGGCGAGCGCGTCCCCGCCTTCGCGCTGCAGACGCTGGTGGAGAACGCGGTGCTCCACGGCGCCGCGCCGCGCGTGGCCGCCACGGACATCGTGGTCAGCGCCGCGGGGAACGCGCGCGAGCTGACGCTGTCGGTGCGCAACACGGGCGACGGCCCCGCCCGTGCCTCGGCGAACGGCACGGGAACGGGGCTGGCGCGCCTTCGCGAACGATTGGCGGTGCTCCATGGTGGCGCCGCGCGGCTGGAGTGCGGCCCGTCCGCGGACGGCGGTTACGAGGCGGTGCTCGTGGTGCCGCGGCGCGGGAGGGATGGATGA
- a CDS encoding DNA methyltransferase, which translates to MHPQSNALRQLAEKWANVPSGELANSQSYLTELATALGVAVPMPRGSGYEFEYTLPVIDRGGRAVTIRIDLYRAEHFILEAKDTGGGSAAEKVLRGAYAQAKGYAGEVPHGPPPYLLVLDVGRTLLAWDRWAGTYGGFALARRFDLATLWQRPDDIEHLRAIWEKPASLDPRGRAAAVTREVAARLAELSALLEARGFEQERVARFLMRCVFTMFAEDVELLPEKPFQTAVQQYGDNPEEFAEVMAELWKSMDEGRRFGMRKLLRFNGHFFHDAEVLPLTRDDLAVLLRAAKADWREVEPTIFGTLLTRALDAEERHRLGAEYTPREYVERVVRQTVDVPVRERWGATLAEAMRLRERGKKKEREAAERLLRDFLVWLRGLRFLDPACGSGNFLYVTLHTVKRIELEVLHEIEQITGHPELPLEDVGPAQFHGIEVKPWAREIAELTLWIGYHQFRLTHFKGGAVPEPVLKDTGTLELRDAVLEWDERVEVPEKSRLDPTPRIKHPVTGKLVPDPSARLPYYEYRGARQAPWPQADFIIGNPPYMGQARQREAFGDGYVNALREVYSDVPDTADYVVYWWYRAALEVSSRRASRSGLITTNTITQKQNRVVIEDAAGRGATVAWAVSNHPWIDAQGGADVRVAMTVVVRDPGEAVLVEVNESAEVIRELVVARLNADLSAHSDVPRAASVPIQANKGLATPGVKLHGAGFILGAAEAQRLLAAGGGYRQVIKQYFNGRDLSARPRGVYVIDFAMMTEDEARNFPLAFEIVRDRVKPERDANPRGIRKTYWWRFGEPNQKLRAMIGGLSRYLATPETAKHRFFTFLESTESPDNKLVCIGLESAFYLGVVSGSIHVTWVLAAGGRLGVGNDPVYVKTTCFDAFPFPDPAPDLRAKIGEVAERLDEHRKGALARDERVTMTGMYNVVEKLRSGEALTPKERDVHQIAACGVLRDLHDELDRLVAVAYGWPWPMEREEILERLVALHDERVEEERRGVVRWLRPEYQIPRFGRGDDAGPAAELALADADVAPAAPAERRPWPTGAVEQITALKAQVAAASATAEEVAAAFDGAPPALVRQYLDALVMAGEVRLDPDSGRFAPVAEPL; encoded by the coding sequence GTGCATCCACAGAGCAACGCGCTGCGGCAGCTCGCCGAGAAGTGGGCGAACGTGCCCTCCGGCGAGCTGGCGAACTCCCAATCGTACCTCACCGAGCTGGCGACGGCGCTGGGCGTAGCCGTGCCGATGCCGCGCGGATCCGGCTACGAGTTCGAGTACACGCTGCCGGTGATCGACCGCGGCGGGCGCGCAGTCACCATCCGCATCGACCTGTACCGGGCCGAGCACTTCATCCTGGAGGCCAAGGACACCGGCGGCGGCTCCGCGGCGGAGAAGGTGCTGCGCGGCGCGTACGCGCAGGCCAAGGGGTACGCGGGCGAGGTGCCGCACGGCCCGCCGCCGTACCTGCTGGTGCTGGACGTCGGCCGCACCCTGCTGGCGTGGGACCGCTGGGCGGGCACCTACGGCGGCTTCGCGCTGGCGCGGCGTTTCGACCTGGCGACGCTCTGGCAGCGGCCGGACGACATCGAGCATCTGCGCGCCATCTGGGAGAAGCCGGCCTCGCTCGACCCGCGGGGGCGCGCCGCCGCCGTCACGCGCGAGGTGGCTGCGCGGCTGGCGGAGCTTTCCGCCCTGCTGGAGGCGCGCGGCTTCGAGCAGGAGCGGGTCGCGCGCTTCCTGATGCGCTGCGTCTTCACCATGTTCGCCGAGGACGTGGAGCTCCTCCCCGAGAAGCCCTTTCAGACGGCGGTGCAGCAGTACGGCGACAACCCGGAAGAGTTCGCCGAGGTGATGGCCGAGCTGTGGAAGTCGATGGACGAGGGGCGCCGCTTCGGGATGCGGAAGCTGCTGCGCTTCAACGGGCACTTCTTCCACGACGCCGAGGTGCTCCCCCTCACCCGCGACGACCTGGCCGTGCTGCTGCGCGCGGCCAAGGCGGACTGGCGCGAGGTGGAGCCCACCATCTTCGGCACGCTGCTGACGCGCGCGCTGGACGCGGAGGAGCGCCACCGCCTGGGCGCCGAGTACACCCCGCGCGAGTACGTGGAGCGAGTCGTTCGCCAGACGGTGGACGTGCCGGTGCGCGAGCGCTGGGGCGCCACTCTGGCCGAGGCGATGCGGCTGCGCGAGCGCGGGAAGAAGAAGGAGCGCGAAGCTGCAGAACGGCTGCTGCGCGACTTCCTGGTGTGGCTGCGCGGGCTGCGCTTCCTGGACCCGGCGTGCGGGAGCGGCAACTTCCTCTACGTGACGCTGCACACGGTCAAGCGCATCGAGTTGGAGGTGCTGCACGAGATCGAGCAGATCACCGGCCATCCCGAGCTGCCGCTGGAGGACGTAGGCCCGGCGCAGTTCCACGGCATCGAGGTGAAGCCGTGGGCGCGCGAGATCGCGGAGCTTACGCTGTGGATCGGCTACCACCAGTTCCGCCTGACGCACTTCAAGGGCGGCGCCGTCCCCGAGCCCGTCCTCAAGGACACCGGCACGCTGGAGCTGCGCGATGCCGTGTTGGAGTGGGACGAGAGAGTAGAGGTGCCGGAGAAGTCGCGCCTCGACCCCACCCCGCGCATTAAGCACCCGGTGACGGGGAAGCTCGTTCCCGATCCCAGCGCGCGGCTGCCCTACTACGAGTATCGCGGCGCACGACAAGCACCGTGGCCCCAGGCGGATTTCATCATTGGCAATCCGCCATACATGGGGCAGGCGCGACAACGTGAGGCTTTCGGAGATGGCTACGTAAATGCGCTTCGTGAAGTCTACTCAGACGTGCCAGATACCGCAGACTACGTTGTTTATTGGTGGTATCGTGCTGCGCTGGAGGTATCGAGCAGAAGAGCGTCGCGATCCGGCCTAATTACAACGAACACGATTACGCAGAAGCAGAATCGTGTGGTCATTGAAGACGCGGCGGGGAGAGGCGCGACAGTGGCATGGGCCGTTTCGAATCACCCGTGGATCGATGCACAAGGCGGAGCGGACGTTCGGGTAGCCATGACCGTGGTGGTCCGAGATCCAGGTGAGGCCGTTCTCGTAGAAGTAAACGAATCAGCAGAAGTCATACGCGAGTTGGTGGTGGCGCGGCTAAATGCAGATCTGTCGGCGCATTCGGATGTACCGCGCGCCGCATCTGTGCCGATCCAAGCAAACAAAGGTCTAGCCACACCAGGCGTGAAGCTCCACGGAGCAGGATTTATTCTGGGTGCTGCCGAAGCCCAGCGCCTGCTGGCAGCCGGGGGTGGGTACAGACAGGTTATAAAGCAGTACTTCAATGGAAGGGATTTGAGCGCGCGGCCGCGGGGCGTGTACGTCATAGACTTCGCCATGATGACCGAGGACGAAGCTCGCAACTTTCCACTCGCGTTTGAAATCGTTCGGGACCGTGTCAAACCAGAGCGCGATGCGAATCCACGTGGAATCCGGAAGACCTACTGGTGGCGGTTTGGTGAGCCAAATCAAAAACTCCGCGCGATGATTGGGGGATTATCTCGCTACCTTGCAACTCCCGAGACGGCGAAGCACAGGTTTTTTACATTCCTTGAGAGCACAGAATCCCCAGATAATAAGCTCGTCTGTATCGGCCTCGAGTCGGCGTTCTACCTCGGAGTTGTTTCTGGAAGTATACACGTCACGTGGGTGCTTGCGGCTGGAGGACGCCTCGGCGTGGGCAACGACCCTGTCTATGTGAAAACCACGTGCTTTGACGCATTCCCCTTCCCCGATCCCGCCCCCGACCTCCGCGCGAAGATCGGAGAGGTGGCCGAGCGGCTGGACGAGCACCGCAAGGGTGCGCTGGCGCGCGACGAACGGGTGACGATGACGGGGATGTACAACGTGGTGGAGAAGCTCCGCTCGGGAGAGGCGCTGACGCCGAAGGAGCGCGACGTTCACCAGATCGCCGCGTGCGGCGTGCTGCGCGACCTGCACGACGAGCTGGACCGGCTGGTGGCAGTGGCGTACGGCTGGCCCTGGCCGATGGAGCGCGAGGAAATCCTGGAGCGGCTGGTGGCGCTCCACGACGAGCGGGTGGAGGAGGAGCGGCGCGGCGTCGTCCGCTGGCTGCGCCCCGAGTACCAGATCCCGCGCTTCGGCCGCGGGGACGATGCGGGTCCCGCGGCCGAGCTGGCGCTCGCCGATGCCGACGTCGCGCCCGCAGCCCCGGCCGAGCGGCGCCCCTGGCCCACTGGCGCGGTGGAGCAGATCACGGCGCTCAAGGCACAGGTAGCCGCTGCAAGCGCCACAGCGGAAGAAGTAGCGGCGGCCTTCGACGGCGCCCCGCCCGCTCTCGTGCGGCAGTACCTGGACGCGTTGGTGATGGCGGGCGAGGTGCGCCTGGACCCGGACAGCGGGCGCTTCGCCCCGGTGGCCGAGCCGCTCTGA
- a CDS encoding ABC transporter permease, which translates to MPLPIRFTRRSLPAGLGSMSLDVKLGCRMLVKHPGLTIVGGLAMAFAVWAGAITFEMVTQFVHPTLPLPDGHRIVQVRVWDAEKGAVEPRALRDYAVWREALTTVTDIGAYRDHSRNLVAPGGGASPVQVAEISATAFRIDPSAPLLGRVLSPADERPGAPPVVVLGYDVWRTRFAGDAGVIGRSVRLGEGYATVVGVMPEGFGFPVSHDAWIPLQTDVLDQPPRDGPPVTVFGRLAPGVSFDEARVQIAVLGARMAAQHPATHQHLRPQVVPYTSSYAEMTPSNQAFMLSFNLFVLMLLVLVCGNVALLLFARASARETELVVRSALGATRGRIVAQLFAEALVLGAVAAAVGLAAAYIVLRRWGMEFLEGNLGRLPFWYDVRLSPAAVLYACGLTLLGAAIAGVLPALKITRGLSGRLRQATAGGGGVRFGGVWTAVIITQVAFTVAFPAVTWVVQRELARVRSFPAGFAAEQYLSAQLEMDAPDAGAKPDAAKFTATLEALRQHLAAEPAVAGVTFVDRLPRTGHVERFIELDEPAPAPGRTPVVAPLREVSTARIDPSYFDVLRAPILAGRRFHPGDLAPDSRAVIVDRGFVDQVLQGRGAVGMRVRFAREQRGGPLADDARPWYEIVGVVDELGMGAATQHGRAAGFYLPAAAGSTGPLFVVLHARGDPLALAPHLREIAAAVDPALRISEVQRVDQVTSGVLWFLGVWLRITLALTGIALLLALAGIYSVLSFTVARRTREIGVRVALGASPRRVVAAIFRRPLTQVSLGVAAGGAVIAAAAFASSGGGFTATRVALLICYAAFMLGVCLLACVVPTRRALRVEPTEALRAE; encoded by the coding sequence ATGCCGCTTCCGATCAGGTTCACCAGACGCAGCCTCCCCGCGGGGCTTGGCAGCATGTCGCTCGACGTGAAGCTGGGCTGCCGGATGCTGGTGAAGCATCCGGGGCTGACCATCGTGGGCGGGCTGGCGATGGCGTTCGCGGTGTGGGCGGGCGCCATCACCTTCGAGATGGTGACGCAGTTCGTTCACCCCACCCTGCCGCTGCCGGACGGCCATCGCATCGTGCAGGTGCGCGTGTGGGACGCTGAGAAGGGCGCGGTGGAGCCCCGCGCACTCCGCGACTACGCCGTCTGGCGCGAGGCGCTCACCACGGTCACCGACATCGGCGCCTACCGCGACCATTCGCGCAACCTTGTGGCGCCCGGCGGCGGCGCGAGCCCCGTGCAGGTCGCGGAGATCTCGGCCACCGCGTTCCGCATCGACCCCAGCGCCCCGCTGCTGGGCCGCGTCCTGTCCCCCGCGGACGAACGCCCCGGCGCGCCGCCCGTCGTCGTGCTCGGCTACGACGTGTGGCGCACGCGCTTCGCGGGCGACGCGGGGGTGATCGGGCGCAGCGTGCGGCTGGGGGAAGGGTACGCCACGGTCGTCGGCGTGATGCCGGAGGGCTTCGGCTTTCCCGTGTCGCACGACGCCTGGATCCCGCTGCAGACCGACGTGCTCGACCAGCCGCCGCGCGACGGGCCGCCGGTCACCGTCTTCGGCAGGCTGGCGCCGGGCGTCTCGTTCGATGAAGCGCGGGTGCAGATCGCGGTGCTCGGCGCGCGCATGGCGGCGCAGCACCCCGCCACGCACCAGCACCTGCGCCCCCAGGTGGTGCCGTACACCTCGTCGTACGCGGAGATGACGCCCAGCAACCAGGCGTTCATGCTCTCGTTCAACCTCTTCGTGCTGATGCTGCTGGTGCTCGTCTGCGGCAACGTGGCGCTGCTGCTCTTCGCCCGCGCCTCCGCGCGCGAGACGGAGCTCGTGGTGCGCAGCGCGCTGGGCGCCACCCGCGGGCGCATCGTGGCGCAGCTCTTCGCCGAGGCGCTCGTGCTGGGCGCCGTGGCCGCCGCGGTCGGCCTCGCAGCAGCGTACATCGTGCTGCGGCGCTGGGGGATGGAGTTCCTGGAGGGGAACCTGGGGCGGCTCCCCTTCTGGTACGACGTGCGGCTGTCGCCCGCGGCGGTGCTGTACGCGTGCGGGCTCACGCTGCTGGGCGCGGCCATCGCGGGCGTGCTGCCGGCGCTCAAGATCACCCGCGGCCTCAGCGGACGCCTGCGCCAGGCGACGGCGGGCGGCGGAGGGGTGCGCTTCGGCGGGGTGTGGACCGCCGTCATCATCACCCAGGTCGCCTTCACCGTCGCCTTCCCGGCCGTCACCTGGGTGGTGCAGCGCGAGCTGGCGCGCGTCCGCTCCTTCCCCGCCGGGTTCGCCGCCGAGCAGTACCTCTCCGCCCAGCTCGAGATGGACGCGCCGGACGCGGGTGCCAAGCCGGACGCCGCGAAGTTCACCGCCACCCTCGAAGCCCTGCGCCAGCACCTGGCCGCCGAGCCCGCGGTCGCCGGCGTGACCTTCGTCGACCGGCTTCCGCGCACGGGCCACGTGGAGCGCTTCATCGAGCTGGACGAGCCGGCGCCCGCGCCGGGCCGCACGCCCGTTGTCGCTCCGCTGCGCGAGGTGAGCACCGCGCGCATCGATCCGTCGTACTTCGACGTGCTGCGCGCCCCCATCCTGGCCGGCCGCCGCTTCCACCCCGGCGACCTCGCGCCGGACTCGCGCGCCGTGATCGTGGACCGCGGCTTCGTGGACCAGGTGCTCCAGGGGCGCGGCGCGGTCGGCATGCGGGTGCGCTTCGCCCGCGAGCAGCGCGGCGGCCCGCTGGCCGACGACGCGCGCCCCTGGTACGAGATCGTCGGCGTGGTGGACGAGCTCGGCATGGGCGCGGCGACGCAGCACGGCCGCGCCGCGGGCTTCTACCTGCCGGCGGCGGCGGGAAGCACGGGCCCGCTCTTCGTCGTCCTCCATGCCCGCGGCGACCCGCTGGCGCTCGCCCCCCACCTGCGCGAGATCGCGGCGGCGGTGGACCCGGCGCTGCGCATCTCGGAGGTGCAGCGCGTGGACCAGGTCACGAGCGGGGTGCTCTGGTTCCTGGGGGTGTGGCTCAGGATCACGCTCGCGCTCACCGGCATCGCGCTGCTCCTGGCGCTGGCGGGCATCTACTCGGTGCTCTCCTTCACCGTCGCGCGCCGCACGCGCGAGATCGGCGTGCGCGTGGCGCTGGGCGCGAGCCCCCGCCGCGTGGTGGCCGCCATCTTCCGCCGCCCGCTGACGCAGGTGTCCCTGGGCGTCGCCGCGGGCGGAGCCGTCATCGCCGCCGCGGCTTTCGCCTCGTCCGGCGGCGGCTTCACCGCGACGCGGGTCGCGCTCCTGATCTGCTACGCCGCGTTCATGCTGGGCGTCTGCCTCCTAGCCTGCGTCGTCCCCACCCGCCGCGCCCTCCGCGTCGAGCCGACGGAGGCGCTCAGGGCGGAGTAG
- a CDS encoding Panacea domain-containing protein, with translation MALTFRERPATEAAARLLHRSGGALPYMKLIKLLYLADRKALLELGRPITFDRYVSMKHGPVLSQTYDLIVAEEAPGERSYWRQHITEPSGYAVRLMGEPPRGALSPAQEKVLDEVFAEFGAMDRWKLVDVTHTLPEWQDPHGSSIPIPLRDVLRAGGVDEEAADAIERDIQAEESLARLLW, from the coding sequence ATGGCGCTTACCTTCCGCGAGCGACCCGCCACGGAGGCCGCGGCCCGCCTGCTCCACAGGAGCGGTGGGGCGCTGCCGTACATGAAGCTCATCAAGCTTCTCTACCTCGCGGACCGCAAGGCGCTTCTGGAGCTGGGGCGGCCGATCACCTTCGATCGGTACGTCTCCATGAAGCATGGTCCCGTGCTGAGCCAGACGTACGACCTGATCGTTGCCGAGGAGGCGCCGGGCGAGCGCAGCTACTGGCGCCAGCACATCACCGAACCGAGCGGCTACGCCGTGCGTCTGATGGGCGAGCCCCCGCGCGGCGCCCTGTCCCCCGCCCAGGAGAAGGTGCTGGACGAGGTGTTCGCCGAGTTCGGCGCCATGGACCGCTGGAAGCTGGTGGACGTCACCCACACCCTCCCTGAGTGGCAGGACCCGCACGGCTCTTCCATCCCCATTCCCCTGCGCGACGTGCTGCGGGCCGGCGGGGTGGACGAGGAAGCCGCCGACGCCATAGAGCGCGACATCCAGGCCGAAGAGAGCCTCGCCCGCCTTCTCTGGTAG
- a CDS encoding LytTR family DNA-binding domain-containing protein, with protein sequence MKVRSYVVDDEPVARAGLRAMLRAFDWVEVVGEAADGESAVAGIEALRPELVFLDVQMPGLLGTEVLRRLERPPFVIFTTAYSEHAVTAFELGAVDYLLKPFGPTRLAAAMERVRAAIGEPAPADPIERLSGALGGGPITRLFVRIGGALAALPVERVSWFEADGDYVIAHDGSARHVLHLSLSRLVTRLDPRRFARVHRAHIVNLDQVRAFRPDLRGNLEAEMLDGARVPVSRARAQEIRSLGK encoded by the coding sequence ATGAAGGTCAGGAGCTACGTGGTGGACGACGAGCCGGTCGCGCGCGCCGGCCTGCGCGCGATGCTGCGCGCCTTCGACTGGGTGGAGGTCGTGGGCGAGGCGGCCGATGGCGAGTCGGCGGTCGCGGGGATCGAGGCGCTGCGGCCGGAGCTCGTCTTCCTGGACGTGCAGATGCCGGGGCTCCTGGGCACCGAGGTGCTGCGCCGGCTGGAGCGGCCGCCCTTCGTCATCTTCACCACCGCCTACTCCGAGCACGCCGTGACCGCCTTCGAGCTCGGCGCGGTGGACTACCTGCTGAAGCCGTTCGGCCCCACGCGCCTGGCCGCCGCCATGGAACGGGTGCGCGCCGCCATCGGCGAGCCGGCGCCGGCCGATCCCATCGAGCGATTGAGCGGCGCGCTGGGCGGAGGGCCCATCACCCGGCTCTTCGTGCGGATCGGCGGGGCTCTGGCCGCCCTCCCGGTGGAGCGCGTCTCGTGGTTCGAGGCAGATGGCGACTACGTCATCGCCCACGACGGAAGCGCCCGCCACGTGCTCCATCTCTCCCTGAGCCGCCTCGTCACCCGCCTGGACCCGCGCCGCTTCGCGCGTGTGCACCGGGCGCACATCGTGAACCTGGACCAGGTGCGCGCCTTCAGGCCCGACCTCCGCGGCAACCTGGAGGCGGAGATGCTCGACGGGGCGCGCGTGCCGGTGAGCCGCGCGCGTGCGCAGGAGATCCGCAGCCTGGGGAAGTAA